In Enterobacter cloacae, the following are encoded in one genomic region:
- the mtfA gene encoding protein MtfA, whose protein sequence is MIKWPWKSNEAGPSMALPWDEALAIPVLANLQPDEQSKLIQLADRFLQQKRLVPLQGFELDPLKNTRIALLFCLPVLELGIEWLDGFHEVLIYPAPFVVDDEWQDDIGLVHNQRVVQSGQSWQQGPIILNWLDIQDSFDASGFNLIVHEVAHKLDTRNGDRASGVPLIPLREVAGWEHDLHAAMDNIQDEIDLVGESAASIDAYAATDPAECFAVLSEYFFSAPELFAPRFPALWQRFCHFYQQDPLQRLRKNGEPGDNVSVQVH, encoded by the coding sequence ATGATTAAGTGGCCCTGGAAATCGAATGAAGCTGGTCCGAGCATGGCGCTGCCGTGGGATGAAGCGCTGGCGATCCCCGTACTGGCTAATCTCCAGCCGGATGAGCAGTCAAAGCTGATTCAGCTGGCAGATCGTTTTTTGCAGCAAAAGCGCCTGGTCCCACTACAGGGTTTCGAACTGGATCCCCTTAAAAATACGCGTATCGCCCTGCTTTTCTGTTTACCTGTACTGGAACTGGGTATTGAGTGGCTGGATGGTTTCCACGAAGTGCTTATCTACCCTGCCCCGTTCGTGGTGGATGATGAATGGCAGGACGATATCGGACTGGTGCATAACCAGCGGGTGGTGCAGTCCGGGCAAAGCTGGCAGCAAGGGCCGATTATCCTGAACTGGCTGGATATTCAGGATTCGTTCGATGCTTCGGGATTCAACCTGATTGTGCATGAAGTGGCGCATAAACTGGATACCCGCAACGGCGATCGTGCCAGTGGTGTACCGCTAATCCCACTTCGTGAAGTCGCGGGATGGGAGCACGATCTGCATGCTGCAATGGATAACATCCAGGATGAGATAGACCTGGTGGGTGAAAGTGCGGCCAGTATTGATGCTTACGCTGCAACCGATCCCGCAGAGTGTTTTGCCGTACTGTCAGAATATTTCTTCAGCGCTCCCGAGCTTTTTGCCCCACGCTTCCCGGCACTGTGGCAACGTTTTTGCCATTTCTATCAGCAAGATCCTCTGCAGCGTTTACGTAAAAATGGCGAACCCGGCGATAACGTATCCGTCCAGGTTCATTAA
- a CDS encoding LysR family transcriptional regulator encodes MNLRRLKYFVKIVDIGSLTQAAEVLHIAQPALSQQVATLEGEMDQQLLIRTKRGVTPTEAGKILYTHARTILRQCEQAQLAVNSVGHTLSGHVSIGLAPGTAASSITMPLLQAVRAELPDVLVYLHENSGSVLNDKLLNGQLDMAVLYDRSPVAGITSQPLLKEDLYLVGTRDCPGQSVDLTAVAEMNLFLPRDYSAVRVRVDEAFSLRRLTAKIIGEIDSISTLTAAIASGMGVTVLPESAARALCSAANGWMARITTPSMSLPLSLNMSARGSLSPQAQAVKEILMSLVSKPSLENRELQLVS; translated from the coding sequence ATGAACTTAAGACGACTGAAATACTTCGTAAAAATCGTCGATATTGGCAGCCTGACGCAAGCGGCGGAAGTGCTGCATATCGCGCAGCCTGCGCTAAGCCAGCAAGTGGCGACTCTGGAAGGTGAGATGGATCAGCAATTGCTTATCCGCACAAAACGCGGCGTGACCCCAACAGAAGCAGGCAAAATTCTCTATACCCATGCTCGTACCATTCTGCGCCAGTGCGAACAGGCTCAGCTGGCGGTGAACAGTGTGGGTCATACGCTGAGCGGACATGTTTCCATCGGGCTGGCTCCGGGAACGGCGGCCTCCTCTATTACCATGCCGTTGTTGCAGGCCGTGCGTGCCGAACTGCCGGATGTGCTGGTTTATCTGCACGAGAACAGCGGGTCTGTACTGAATGACAAGCTGCTTAATGGTCAGCTGGATATGGCCGTGCTTTACGACCGTTCTCCGGTTGCCGGGATCACCAGCCAGCCGCTGCTGAAAGAAGATCTTTACCTGGTAGGGACGCGTGACTGCCCGGGGCAGAGCGTTGATTTAACTGCCGTTGCAGAGATGAATCTCTTCCTGCCGCGTGATTACAGCGCCGTGCGTGTGCGCGTGGATGAAGCGTTCTCGCTGCGACGTCTGACGGCAAAAATCATTGGCGAAATTGACTCTATCTCAACGCTGACCGCGGCTATTGCCAGCGGGATGGGCGTCACGGTTCTGCCGGAATCTGCCGCGCGTGCACTGTGCAGTGCGGCAAATGGCTGGATGGCGCGGATCACGACACCATCCATGAGCTTACCGCTGTCGCTGAACATGTCAGCCCGCGGTTCGTTGTCACCGCAGGCGCAGGCGGTAAAAGAAATTTTGATGTCTCTGGTGAGCAAGCCATCGCTGGAAAATCGTGAACTGCAGCTCGTGAGCTGA
- a CDS encoding ABC transporter permease produces MNTKTAVTPPVASKAPDGKAKRLLMMALPIIVAVLLLFVPVPEGLPPYAWHYFAIFVGVIVGLIFEPLPGAVIGLTGVVAIALCSQWVLFSPDQLADPKFKLAGASFKWAVSGFGNSTVWLIFGAFMFAAGYDKTRFGRRLALILVKYLGRRSLTLGYAITFADLLLAPFTPSNTARSGGTIYPIIANLPPLYGSKPNDPSARKIGSYLMWVAITAACITSSMFLSALAPNLLALALVKSTVGINISWGTWFIAFLPLGVLLILVMPLLAYWFYPPEVKVNDEVPLWASRELEKLGKLSRNEILLLVFVCCALLMWIFAAAWIEPAMAALLIVGLMLWTGVLEWNDITGNKAAWNTFVWFATLVALADGLSSTGFISWLGKEGGLLMSGISPGVATIVLLLAFYLLHYLFASTTAHTTALLPAMLTIASTIPGMNMEVFVLLMVTSLGIMGIITPYGTGPSPIYYGSGYLPTKDYWRLGTIFGAIFLAALLLIGYPWMSMMF; encoded by the coding sequence ATGAATACAAAAACTGCTGTAACGCCTCCTGTGGCGAGTAAAGCACCCGACGGAAAGGCAAAACGTCTGCTGATGATGGCGCTGCCGATTATCGTCGCCGTACTGCTGCTGTTTGTTCCCGTTCCGGAAGGGCTGCCTCCTTATGCATGGCACTACTTCGCTATCTTCGTCGGCGTGATCGTCGGCTTGATCTTCGAACCGCTGCCAGGCGCAGTGATTGGCCTGACCGGTGTGGTCGCAATTGCACTCTGTAGCCAGTGGGTGTTGTTCAGCCCGGACCAACTGGCCGACCCAAAATTCAAGCTGGCGGGTGCCTCCTTTAAATGGGCGGTAAGCGGTTTTGGTAACTCAACCGTGTGGCTGATTTTTGGTGCCTTTATGTTCGCCGCAGGCTATGACAAAACCCGCTTTGGTCGCCGTCTGGCGCTGATTCTGGTGAAGTATCTGGGCCGTCGCAGCCTGACGCTCGGTTATGCCATCACCTTCGCGGATCTGCTGCTGGCACCGTTTACGCCGTCTAACACCGCACGTAGCGGCGGTACTATCTACCCAATTATCGCTAACCTGCCACCGCTGTACGGTTCAAAACCTAACGACCCGAGCGCGCGTAAAATTGGTTCGTATCTGATGTGGGTAGCGATCACCGCAGCCTGTATCACCAGCTCAATGTTCCTCTCCGCGCTCGCACCAAACCTGCTGGCACTGGCGCTGGTGAAAAGCACCGTGGGGATTAACATCTCCTGGGGTACCTGGTTTATCGCCTTCCTGCCGCTGGGTGTGCTGTTGATTCTGGTCATGCCGCTGCTGGCCTACTGGTTCTACCCACCAGAAGTGAAAGTGAACGATGAAGTGCCGCTGTGGGCGAGCCGTGAGCTGGAAAAACTGGGCAAACTGTCCCGCAATGAAATCCTGCTGCTGGTGTTTGTGTGCTGTGCGCTGCTGATGTGGATCTTCGCCGCTGCGTGGATTGAACCGGCAATGGCTGCGCTGTTAATCGTAGGTTTAATGCTCTGGACTGGCGTGCTGGAGTGGAATGATATCACCGGTAACAAAGCGGCCTGGAATACCTTCGTCTGGTTCGCCACTCTGGTTGCTCTGGCAGATGGTCTCTCTTCCACCGGCTTTATTAGCTGGCTGGGTAAAGAAGGTGGCCTGCTGATGAGCGGTATCTCTCCGGGCGTTGCGACTATCGTACTGCTGCTGGCGTTTTACCTGCTGCATTATCTGTTTGCCAGCACCACCGCGCACACTACGGCGCTGCTGCCAGCGATGCTGACCATCGCCTCCACCATTCCGGGCATGAATATGGAAGTGTTCGTCCTGCTGATGGTGACGTCTCTGGGTATCATGGGGATCATCACTCCGTACGGTACTGGTCCAAGCCCGATTTACTACGGTAGTGGCTACCTGCCAACCAAAGACTACTGGCGTCTGGGCACCATCTTCGGTGCCATCTTCCTGGCGGCCCTGCTGCTGATTGGTTACCCGTGGATGTCCATGATGTTCTGA
- a CDS encoding CysB family transcriptional regulator — protein MNFQQLKIIREAARRDYNLTEVANMLYTSQSGVSRHIRELEEELGIEIFIRRGKRLLGMTEPGKALLTIAERILNEASNVRRLADLFTNDASGVLTIATTHTQARYSLPPVIKAFRELFPDVRLELIQGTPQEIDVLLQNGGADIGIASERLSNDPLLVAFPWFRWHHSLLLPVDHSLHQVSPLTLEEIGKWPLITYRQGITGRSRIDEAFNRKGITPDVVLSAQDSDVIKTYVGLGLGIGLVAEQSGGEHDVGDLVRLDTRHLFDANTVWLGLKRGQLQRNYVWRFIELCNAGLSVDEIKRQVMEPEEAAIDYQI, from the coding sequence GTGAATTTCCAGCAGCTTAAAATTATCCGTGAGGCGGCCAGACGGGATTACAACCTGACTGAAGTCGCCAATATGCTTTATACCTCCCAGTCGGGCGTCAGTCGCCATATCCGCGAGCTGGAAGAAGAGCTTGGTATTGAGATTTTTATCCGCCGTGGTAAGCGCCTGCTTGGCATGACGGAGCCTGGCAAGGCATTGCTGACCATCGCGGAGAGGATCCTCAACGAGGCCAGTAATGTGCGCCGCCTGGCGGATCTCTTTACCAATGATGCTTCAGGCGTACTGACCATCGCCACGACCCACACGCAGGCACGTTACAGCCTGCCGCCAGTGATTAAAGCGTTTCGTGAGCTCTTCCCGGATGTGCGTCTGGAGTTGATTCAGGGCACCCCGCAGGAAATTGACGTGCTGTTGCAAAACGGTGGGGCAGATATCGGGATCGCCAGCGAGCGGCTGAGCAACGATCCGCTGCTGGTGGCATTCCCGTGGTTCCGCTGGCACCACAGTTTATTACTTCCCGTCGATCATTCACTTCATCAGGTTTCACCGCTGACGCTGGAAGAGATCGGCAAATGGCCGCTGATTACCTACCGGCAGGGTATTACCGGACGTTCGCGCATTGACGAGGCCTTCAACCGCAAAGGGATAACGCCGGATGTGGTGCTGAGCGCCCAGGATTCGGACGTTATCAAAACATATGTTGGGTTAGGGCTGGGTATTGGCCTGGTAGCGGAACAGTCCGGTGGCGAGCATGACGTGGGGGACCTGGTGCGTCTTGATACCCGCCACCTGTTTGATGCTAATACCGTATGGCTGGGCCTCAAGCGGGGCCAGTTGCAGCGCAACTATGTGTGGCGGTTTATTGAGTTGTGCAATGCCGGGCTGTCGGTGGATGAGATTAAACGCCAGGTCATGGAGCCAGAAGAAGCCGCAATTGATTACCAGATCTAG
- a CDS encoding fumarate hydratase class I, with translation MSNKPFVYQNPFPLAHDDTEYYLLTKEHVSVVGFDGQEVLKVEPEALTLLAQQAFHDAAFMLRPSHQKQVAAILHDPEASENDKYVALQFLRNSEIAAKGVLPTCQDTGTAIIMGKKGQRVWTGGGDEAALSQGVYNTYTEDNLRYSQNAALDMYKEVNTGTNLPAQIDLYSVDGDEYKFLCMAKGGGSANKTYLYQETKALITPAKLKNYLVEKMRTLGTAACPPYHIAFVIGGTSAESTLKTVKLASTRYYDGLPTEGNEHGQAFRDVQLEQELLQEAQNLGLGAQFGGKYFAHDIRVIRLPRHGASCPVGMGVSCSADRNIKAKINRDGIWIEKLEHNPGQYIPESLRQQGEGDVVSIHLDKPMNEILAQLSAHPVSTRLSLNGTIIVARDIAHAKLKELLDNGEELPQYVKDHPIYYAGPAKTPEGYASGSLGPTTAGRMDSYVDLLQSHGASMIMLAKGNRSQQVTDACHKHGGFYLGSIGGPAAVLAQNSIKRLECVAYPELGMEAIWKIEVENFPAFILVDDKGNDFFQQIQNKQCAGCSQR, from the coding sequence ATGTCGAATAAACCGTTTGTTTACCAGAACCCCTTCCCGCTCGCGCACGACGATACCGAATACTATCTGCTGACCAAAGAGCACGTCTCAGTTGTCGGATTCGACGGTCAGGAAGTGCTGAAAGTGGAGCCAGAAGCACTGACCCTGCTGGCACAACAAGCCTTCCACGATGCTGCGTTTATGCTGCGCCCTTCACACCAGAAGCAGGTTGCAGCCATTCTTCATGACCCTGAAGCCAGTGAGAACGACAAATACGTGGCCCTGCAGTTCCTGCGTAACTCCGAAATTGCCGCCAAAGGCGTATTGCCGACCTGTCAGGACACCGGCACAGCCATCATCATGGGTAAAAAAGGCCAGCGCGTCTGGACCGGTGGCGGTGACGAGGCAGCCCTGAGTCAGGGCGTTTACAACACCTACACCGAAGACAACCTGCGCTACTCCCAGAATGCGGCGCTGGATATGTATAAAGAGGTCAACACCGGCACTAACCTGCCTGCGCAAATTGACCTCTACAGCGTTGATGGCGACGAATACAAATTCCTGTGCATGGCAAAAGGCGGCGGCTCTGCCAACAAAACCTATCTCTACCAGGAAACCAAAGCGCTGATCACCCCTGCGAAGCTGAAAAATTATCTGGTTGAGAAAATGCGCACCCTCGGTACTGCAGCGTGCCCGCCGTACCATATCGCCTTCGTGATTGGCGGTACGTCAGCAGAAAGCACCCTGAAAACCGTGAAGCTCGCCTCCACCCGTTACTACGACGGTCTGCCAACGGAAGGGAACGAGCACGGCCAGGCGTTCCGCGATGTTCAGCTCGAACAGGAACTGTTGCAGGAAGCGCAAAATCTGGGGCTTGGCGCGCAGTTTGGCGGCAAATACTTTGCCCACGATATCCGCGTTATTCGTCTGCCGCGTCACGGTGCATCTTGCCCGGTCGGAATGGGTGTATCCTGCTCCGCAGACCGCAACATCAAGGCTAAGATCAACCGCGACGGCATCTGGATTGAGAAGCTGGAGCACAACCCAGGCCAGTACATTCCTGAATCCCTGCGTCAACAGGGCGAAGGCGATGTGGTGAGTATTCATCTCGACAAACCGATGAATGAGATCCTGGCGCAGCTTTCTGCTCACCCGGTGTCTACGCGCCTGTCGCTGAACGGTACCATCATCGTGGCGCGCGATATCGCCCACGCGAAGCTGAAAGAGCTGCTCGACAACGGCGAAGAACTGCCGCAGTACGTAAAAGATCATCCAATCTACTACGCTGGCCCGGCCAAAACACCGGAAGGTTATGCCTCTGGCTCGTTAGGCCCAACCACCGCAGGCCGTATGGACTCGTATGTGGACTTACTGCAATCCCACGGTGCGAGCATGATCATGCTGGCAAAAGGTAACCGTAGCCAGCAGGTGACCGATGCCTGCCATAAACACGGCGGTTTCTACCTCGGTAGCATTGGCGGCCCGGCGGCGGTACTGGCGCAAAACAGCATCAAGCGCCTTGAGTGTGTGGCTTACCCTGAGCTGGGTATGGAGGCTATCTGGAAAATCGAGGTGGAGAACTTCCCGGCGTTTATCCTGGTGGATGATAAAGGTAACGACTTCTTCCAGCAGATCCAGAACAAACAGTGCGCAGGCTGTTCACAGCGCTAA